In one Acomys russatus chromosome X, mAcoRus1.1, whole genome shotgun sequence genomic region, the following are encoded:
- the Tspyl2 gene encoding testis-specific Y-encoded-like protein 2 translates to MDRPDDGPPAKTPRLSSSEVGLRDLPPPPPPPLLRLPLPPPQQRPRPQEETEAAQVLADMRGVGPTLPPPLPYVILEEGGIRAYFTLGTESPGWDPAMESGFGEPPPTGIMEALPLETSGGSLEIDFQVAEPSTLAGEKALETCSLGGWGTQVLVGPKRKEEAIIIVEDEDEDEKESVRRRQRRRRRRRRKQRKVKESRERSAQRMESILQALESIQMDLEAVNIKAGKAFLRLKRKFIQMRRPFLERRDLIIQHIPGFWVKAFLNHPRISILINQRDEDIFRYLTNLQVQDLRHISMGYKMKLYFQTNPYFTNVVIVKEFQRNRSGRLVSHSTPIRWHRGQEPQAYRRNHDSFFNWFSNHSLPEADRIAEIIKNDLWVNPVRYYMRGSGYRTNRKRFPHRRARNDYEMVIMEDAHDHYAIEDILSEISEIDEITDDEMVHDIKISDFMETTDYFETSDNEVTDVNETLCDSENPDHNEGPNNKVTDNTECIAISPDDNSENPEEQNTYDSEDSNNEKADGDNKNLEGDNQQGNDIQDSSDSDNGDEGSDDEDNDGNEGDSEDSDDDGNEGDNEGSDDDDRDIKYYKNGIEIFHKTLDDSTNQDVYEEEVEIISEESMEEEEEASEEGGELSEDSYEVYEVEESEVNSQDSDILEVLPAPNAWASLGKKGKIG, encoded by the exons ATGGACCGCCCGGACGACGGCCCCCCGGCCAAGACCCCCCGCCTGAGCAGCTCAGAAGTCGGTCTGCGAGACCTGCCGCCCCCGCCACCCCCGCCGCTCCTGCgactgcccctgcctccaccccagcaGCGTCCGAGACCCCAGGAAGAAACCGAGGCTGCACAGGTGCTGGCTGATATGAGGGGGGTGGGCCCCACGCTGCCCCCACCACTACCCTATGTGATTCTCGAGGAGGGAGGGATCCGCGCGTATTTTACCCTGGGTACTGAGAGTCCTGGCTGGGATCCTGCAATGGAGTCAGGATTCGGGGAGCCCCCTCCCACAGGGATCATGGAAGCACTCCCCTTAGAAACCTCTGGGGGAAGCCTGGAAATTGACTTTCAGGTTGCAGAGCCCAGCACCCTTGCTGGAGAGAAGGCCCTAGAAACCTGTAGCTTAGGAGGGTGGGGGACCCAGGTGTTAGTTGGtccaaagaggaaggaagaggctaTCATCATAGtggaagatgaggatgaggatgaaaaGGAAAGTGTGAGGAGGCGCCAGCGGCGAcgtcggaggaggaggaggaagcagaggaaggtgaagGAGAGCCGAGAGAGGAGTGCCCAGAGGATGGAAAGCATACTGCAGGCCCTGGAGAGCATTCAAATGGATCTGGAGGCGGTGAACATCAAGGCAGGCAAGGCCTTCTTGCGTCTCAAGCGCAAATTCATCCAGATGCGAAGGCCCTTTCTGGAGCGCAGAGACCTCATCATCCAGCATATCCCGGGCTTCTGGGTCAAAGCA TTCCTCAACCACCCCAGAATTTCAATCTTGATCAACCAACGCGATGAAGACATTTTCCGCTACTTGACCAATCTTCAG GTACAGGATCTCAGACATATCTCCATGGGCTACAAGATGAAGCTGTACTTCCAGACAAACCCATACTTTACAAATGTGGTGATCGTCAAGGAGTTCCAGCGCAACCGCTCGG gCCGGTTGGTGTCTCATTCTACTCCAATTCGTTGGCACCGGGGCCAGGAACCCCAGGCCTATCGCCGGAACCATGATAGCTTCTTCAACTGGTTTTCCAACCACAGCCTCCCAGAAGCTGACAGAATTGCTGAG atTATCAAGAATGACCTGTGGGTTAACCCAGTGCGCTACTACATGAGAGGATCTGGCTACAGGACAAACAGAAAGAG ATTTCCCCACAGGAGAGCCAGGAATGACTATGAAATGGTGATCATGGAAGATGCTCATGACCATTATGCCATTGAAGACATTCTCAGTGAAATCTCAGAAATTGATGAGATCACTGACGATGAGATGGTTCATGACATCAAGATCTCTGACTTCATGGAGACCACTGACTACTTCGAGACCAGTGATAATGAGGTAACTGACGTCAATGAGACCCTATGTGACAGCGAGAATCCTGACCATAATGAGGGCCCCAACAATAAGGTCACTGACAACACAGAGTGCATTGCCATAAGTCCAGATGACAACAGTGAGAACCCAGAAGAACAAAACACCTATGACAGTGAGGATTCCAACAACGAAAAAGCTGATGGTGACAACAAAAACCTAGAAGGTGACAACCAGCAGGGTAATGATATCCAAGACAGCAGTGATAGTGACAACGGAGATGAGGGCAGTGATGATGAAGATAATGATGGCAATGAGGGTGACAGTGaggacagtgatgatgatggcaaTGAGGGTGACAATGAgggcagtgatgatgatgacagggACATTAAATACTATAAGAATGGCATTGAAATCTTTCACAAGACTCTGGATGACAGCACCAACCAGGATGTCTATGAGGAGGAGGTAGAAATCATCTCTGAAGAAtcaatggaggaggaggaagaggccagtgAGGAAG GTGGCGAGCTAAGCGAGGACAGCTATGAAGTCTATGAAGTGGAAGAAAGTGAAGTGAACTCACAAGATTCTGATATCCTGGAGGTGCTGCCGGCCCCAAATGCTTGGGCCAGcctgggaaagaaagggaaaatcgGATAA